The genomic DNA TGGCCAATTAACTCACTCCGTGAATATGATGGCCGAGCAGCTCAAGTTGTTGATTGCGGAAGTTAATGGCACCGCCGCTGAACTCGATCAAAATAGTCAATTTGTGGTTTCTAAAAACTCCCACATCGGTAGTGCGCTTGATGAGCAGCGTTTAAAAGTGGACTCTGCTGCAACTGCGATAGAACAAATGTCGGCCGTGGCTCACGAGATTGCGGGCAATACTTCACAAGCGGCTGAGCATGCTCAAGAGTGTGCTGTGCTGGCGAGTCAAGGGTGACGTGGTTAATCAAACCATTGTTATCATGCAGCAAATTGAAACCTCAGTAACAACCAGCAATCAGCGGATCGCCGAGCTTAATTTAGCCGGAGAAGAAGTAGAAAAGATCACCGACGTTATTGCCGGAGTGGCAGAGCAGACCAATTTATTGGCTTTGAATGCCGCGATTGAAGCGGCTAGAGCGGAGAGCAGGGCAGAGGATTTGCCGTGGTTGCTGACGAGGTCCGCAATCTTGCCAGTCGAACTAGCGAGTCCACAGAAGAGATTGCTAAAATTATCGAGCAAATTCGCAGCTTAACCGGAGGCGCTAAACAGAGCATGGACCAAAGCAGCGAGTTAGTATCAAACGGGCGCGAAGTGGTTAATCAAGCCGGTCATGCCTTACACAAGTGATGGATACCACTCAAGGTGTGACGGAAATGGTCACCGCCATCGCTACCGCCACTGAACAACAGTCGGCGGTGGCGGCCGAGGTAGCCTCAACTTTGGAGAGCATTTCTTTAATCGCTAAAGATTCCGTTATTGAAGCTGAGTCTAGCGTGACCACTGCTCGGTCACTAGAGCAAAAATCTGAGCAACTCAAACAACAAATTCAGCGTTTTGTATTGTAGAATGAGCCTTAATTAAAATCTTAACTGAAGAATAAAATGAAAAAGGCGGCAATTTTCCTCGATAGAGATGGCGTTATTAATCATGACCGTGGCTATGTAAGCCAGGTTGATGATTTTGAGTTTATTGATGGGGCCATTGAGGCGATGCAGCAGCTTAAAAAGGCCGGCTGGTTGTTAGTGGTGACCAATCAAGCGGGGATTGCGCGAGGTTACTTCACTGAGGAGCAATTTCTCAGTTTAACCGAATGGATGGATTGTCGTTGGCTGACCGAGGTGTCGATTTAGATGGTATCTATTATTGTCCTCACCATAGTGATTATGGGGATGAGAGCTATCGCCAAGATTGCCAGTGTCGTAAACCCCAACCTGGAATGCTATTGGATGCGGCAAAAGAAATATTGATCTCGCTAATTCTTGGATGGTGGGGATAAAGAGTCTGATATCTTAGCTGCAAAAAATGCAGGGGTGATGAATCGCATCTTGGTGGAAGGACAATATCCAGTGAGTGATGAAGCTAAAACCGAGGTTCAAACCTGCGTAGCTTCGCTGAAAGAAGCGGCAGCCTATATCGCTAACTTATAGTTTGCTGTGCATTGCTGGTTCAAAATATAGCTAATTCAAGATAACAGTGGGCATTTTGCTCCGTTTTGTACAGCATTTGAGCAAACGGTCGTTGTAAGTGGTATTTCTTACAAAAAACGCTTGCGCCGAAAGATTCGATGCCTATAATGCACCTCCACTGACACGGCACACAGCGCTTCGCAGCGATGAGGATGCAAGTCAGGGCTGACAAGGCTAGGGCTGAGTTAGCGACTTTCAAACTGGTTTTTAAAATGTTTAAAAAAGCGGTTGACAGTCACAGAGGATGGCGTAGAATGCGCACCTCGCTTCGGCAAGAAGCAACGCTCTTTAACATTTATCAAGCAATCTGTGAGCACTCACAGGGCATTAAGCGAAAAATTAAGCTTAAGTAACTGGATGCTTGCACTGTAAACACAGTACTATTTCAGTTTTTAACTTGAGCGAAAGAACTTTGATTGAAGAGTTTGATCATGGCTCAGATTGAACGCTGGCGGCAGGCTTACACATGCAAGTCGAGCGGTAACATTTCTAGCTTGCTAGAAGATGACGAGCGGCGGACGGGTGAGTAATGCTTGGGAAACTGCCTGAGAGTGGGGGACAACAGTTGGAAACGACTGCTAATACCGCATAATGTCTTCGGACCAAGGAGGGGCTCTTCGGACTTTCGCTTTCAGATGTGCCCAAGTGGGATTAGCTAGATGGTGGGGTAATGGCCTACCATGGCGACGATCCCTAGCTGGTTTGAGAGGATGATCACCACACTGGGACTGAGACACGGCCCAGACTCCTACGGGAGGCAGCAGTGGGGAATATTGCACAATGGGCGCAAGCCTGATGCAGCCATGCCGCGTGTGTGAAGAAGGCCTTCGGGTTGTAAGCACTTTCAGTTGTGAGGAAGGTTGTGTGTTAATACCATATAATTTGACGTTAGCAACAGAAGAAGCACCGGCTAACTCCGTGCCAGCAGCCGCGGTAATACGGAGGGTGCGAGCGTTAATCGGAATTACTGGGCGTAAAGCGTACGCAGGCGGCTAATTAAGCCAGATGTGAAATCCCCGGGCTTAACCTGGGAATGGCATTTGGAACTGGTTAGCTAGAGTTTTGTAGAGGGTGGTAGAATTTCAGGTGTAGCGGTGAAATGCGTAGAGATCTGAAGGAATACCAGTGGCGAAGGCGGCCACCTGGACAAGAACTGACGCTCATGTACGAAAGCGTGGGGAGCAAACAGGATTAGATACCCTGGTAGTCCACGCCGTAAACGATGTCTACTAGTTGTCTGTGAGTTTAACTCGTGGGTAACGCAGCTAACGCATTAAGTAGACCGCCTGGGGAGTACGGCCGCAAGGTTAAAACTCAAATGAATTGACGGGGGCCCGCACAAGCGGTGGAGCATGTGGTTTAATTCGATGCAACGCGAAGAACCTTACCTGCCCTTGACATACTGAGAACTTGGAAGAGATTCCTTGGTGCCTTCGGGAGCTCAGATACAGGTGCTGCATGGCTGTCGTCAGCTCGTGTCGTGAGATGTTGGGTTAAGTCCCGCAACGAGCGCAACCCCTATCCTTATTTGCCAGCACGTAATGGTGGGAACTCTAGGGAGACTGCCGGTGATAAACCGGAGGAAGGTGGGGACGACGTCAAGTCATCATGGCCCTTACGGGCAGGGCTACACACGTGCTACAATGGCATGTACAGAGGGAAGCGACCTCGCGAGAGCAAGCGGATCCCAAAAAGCATGTCGTAGTCCGGATCGGAGTCTGCAACTCGACTCCGTGAAGTCGGAATCGCTAGTAATCGTAGATCAGAATGCTACGGTGAATACGTTCCCGGGCCTTGTACACACCGCCCGTCACACCATGGGAGTGGGCTGCAAAAGAAGTGGGTAGTTTAACCTTCGGGAGGACGCTCACCACTTTGTGGTTCATGACTGGGGTGAAGTCGTAACAAGGTAGCCCTAGGGGAACCTGGGCTGGATCACCTCCTTATTATGATGTTTGATGTTTTGTGACGTGTTCACACAGATTGCTTGATGAAAAGAAAAGAGAGAAGTCTGACCTAGGTTAGGCGAGGGTTTTGCTTTGATGGCAAGGCACGCGAAAGCGCAGCGAGGGCGTGTAGTAGACTACATAACCGAGCGAGCATTGAGCGGTAACGCAGCCAGCGCAGCAAAAGGCCCGCATAACAGTGTCCCGTTCGTCTAGAGGCCTAGGACACCGCCCTTTCACGGCGGTAACAGGGGTTCAAATCCCCTACGGGATACCATTTCTCTCTTGGTTTGAGAAGACAAAGCTAAGCGTCTGTTGATAACAGTGCTTAGCTTTGGTTTCTAAGGAACCAAATGCTCTTTAACAATTTGGAAAAGCTGATAAAAATATCTCAAAAACATGAGTTTACTAACAAGTGTTTTTGGTATTCAAAAATAAGGTGATCGTACTCGAATGGCAGGATTTATACAGCCTGGCCATTCTAGGTGATTTAAGCGACAACATTTAGGTGTTGTATGGTTAAGTGACTAAGCGTATACGGTGGATGCCTTGGCAGTCAGAGGCGATGAAGGACGTGTTAATCTGCGATAAGCCATGTTAAGTCGATAAAAGACGTTATAGACATGGATTTCCGAATGGGGAAACCCACCAATTTATTGGTATCGTAACGTGAATACATAGCGTTGCGAGGCGAACCCGGGGAACTGAAACATCTAAGTACCCGGAGGAAAAGAAATCAACCGAGATTCTGGTAGTAGCGGCGAGCGAACCCGGATTAGCCCTTAAGCTTCTTTGTTGTTAGTGGAACATGCTGGAAAGTATGGCGATACAGGGTGATAGCCCCGTACATGAAAATGACATTTAAGTGAAAACGAGTAGGACGGCACACGTGTTATGTTGTCTGAATATGGGGGACCATCCTCCAAGGCTAAATACTCCTGACTGACCGATAGTGAACCAGTACCGTGAGGGAAAGGCGAAAAGAACCCCTGTGAGGGGAGTGAAATAGAACCTGAAACCGTATACGTACAAGCAGTGGGAGCTCCTTCGTGGGGTGACTGCGTACCTTTTGTATAATGGGTCAACGACTTAATTTCAGTAGCAAGGTTAAGCGAATAGCGGAGCCGTAGGGAAACCGAGTGTTAACTGCGCGCATAGTTGCTGGGATTAGACCCGAAACCCGGTGATCTAGCCATGGGCAGGTTGAAGATTGGGTAACACCAATTGGAGGACCGAACCGACTAATGTTGAAAAATTAGCGGATGACTTGTGGCTGGGGGTGAAAGGCCAATCAAACCGGGAGATAGCTGGTTCTCCTCGAAAGCTATTTAGGTAGCGCCTCGAGCGAATACTGATGGGGGTAGAGCACTGTTAAGGCTAGGGGTCATCCCGACTTACCAACCCTTTGCAAACTCCGAATACCATCAAGTACTACTCGGGAGACACACGGCGGGTGCTAACGTCCGTCGTGGAAAGGGAAACAACCCAGACCGTCAGCTAAGGTCCCAAAGTGTATGTTAAGTGGGAAACGATGTGGGAAGGCTTAGACAGCCAGGATGTTGGCTTAGAAGCAGCCACCATTTAAAGAAAGCGTAATAGCTCACTGGTCGAGTCGGCCTGCGCGGAAGATGTAACGGGGCTAAACATACCACCGAAGCTACGGAAGCATGCTTGCATGCTTGGTAGAGGAGCGTTCTGTAAGCCGTTGAAGGTGAGTCGTAAGGCTTGCTGGAGGTATCAGAAGTGCGAATGTTGACATGAGTAACGATAAAGGGGGTGAAAAGCCCCCTCGCCGAAAGACCAAGGTTTCCTGTCCAATGTTAATCAGGGCAGGGTGAGTCGGCCCCTAAGGCGAGACTGAAAAGTGTAGTCGATGGGAAACAGGTTAATATTCCTGTACTTCGTATAATTGCGATGGGAGGACGGAGAAGGCTAGGCCAGCATGGTGATGGTTATCCATGTTTAAGGCAGTAGGCGGTAAACTTAGGCAAATCCGGGTTTACAATACGCTGAGAGTTGATGACGAGGTTCTACGGAACTGAAGTGGTTGATGCCCTGCTTCCAGGAAAAGTCTCTAAGCTTCAGATTATACGAAACCGTACCCCAAACCGACACAGGTGGTTGGGTAGAGAATACCAAGGCGCTTGAGAGAACTCGGGTGAAGGAACTAGGCAAAATGGTACCGTAACTTCGGGAGAAGGTACGCTGCCGGCGGTGATGGAACTTGCTTCCTAAGCTGCTGGCAGTCGCAGATACCAGTTGGCTGCAACTGTTTATTAAAAACACAGCACTGTGCTAAATCGAAAGATGACGTATACGGTGTGACGCCTGCCCGGTGCCGGAAGGTTAATTGATGTGGTTAGCGCAAGCGAAGCTATTGATCGAAGCCCCGGTAAACGGCGGCCGTAACTATAACGGTCCTAAGGTAGCGAAATTCCTTGTCGGGTAAGTTCCGACCTGCACGAATGGCGTAATGATGGCCAAGCTGTCTCCACCCGAGACTCAGTGAAATTGAAATCGCTGTGAAGATGCAGTGTACCCGCGGCTAGACGGAAAGACCCCGTGAACCTTTACTACAGCTTGACACTGAACATTGACCCTACATGTGTAGGATAGGTGGGAGGCTTTGAAGCATTGTCGCTAGATGATGTGGAGCCGACCTTGAAATACCACCCTTGTAGTGTTGATGTTCTAACGTTGTCCCGTTATCCGGGATGCGGACAGTGTCTGGTGGGTAGTTTGACTGGGGCGGTCTCCTCCCAAAGAGTAACGGAGGAGCACGAAGGTTGGCTAAGTACGGTCGGACATCGTACGGTTAGTGCAATGGCATAAGCCAGCTTAACTGCGAGACAGACACGTCGAGCAGGTACGAAAGTAGGTCATAGTGATCCGGTGGTTCTGTATGGAAGGGCCATCGCTCAACGGATAAAAGGTACTCCGGGGATAACAGGCTGATACCGCCCAAGAGTTCATATCGACGGCGGTGTTTGGCACCTCGATGTCGGCTCATCACATCCTGGGGCTGAAGTCGGTCCCAAGGGTATGGCTGTTCGCCATTTAAAGTGGTACGCGAGCTGGGTTTAGAACGTCGTGAGACAGTTCGGTCCCTATCTGCCGTGGGCGTTTGAGAATTGAGGGAGCTGCTCCTAGTACGAGAGGACCGGAGTGGACGAACCGCTGGTGTTTGGGTTGTTATGCCAATAGCATTGCCCAGTAGCTACGTTCGGAACTGATAACCGCTGAAAGCATCTAAGCGGGAAGCAGGCCTCGAGATTAATTCTCACTAGGACTTTAAGTCCTCTGAAGGGCCGTTGGAGACTACAACGTTGATAGGTTGGGTGTGTAAGCGCTGTGAGGCGTTGAGCTAACCAATACTAATTACCCGTGAGGCTTAACCATACAACACCTAAGTGTTGCTAAACCTTATTTAGAACCATGAATGCTTGATAGTGCTCATGAGATAGTCAGCTTTTTCGAATGTTAAAGAACAACAAGTTTTTGCCTGGTGGCAATAGCGTTGTGGAACCACCTGACCCCATGCCGAACTCAGAAGTGAAACGCAACTGCGCCGATGATAGTGTGGGGTTTCCCCATGTGAAAGTAGGTCACCGCCAGGCTTCCAATTAAAGAAGGGCTTCCTAATCGGAAGCCCTTTTTGCATTTATGAATTTATGCATTGTGAGCTACTTTCGAAAGTCGGGGTAAACAAGCCGTCGATGGAGCTCAGCTTCATGGCGCAGTGAACGCGAGCGCTTTATTAGCGAGCTGGCTAGGCAGTAGCAAAGACCACACTGTTTCATGTTCTCAAGCGCAAGCAGCTATGCTGCGCACCTGTTTCACCGCCAGGCTTCCAATACTAAGCCCCGCTCAATGAGCGGGGCTTTTTTATTGGCGCTTATCCGCGTATAAAGAGAGCATTAGGAAGACAAAGAGCGCGCCACTGGTGCTACCCTGCTCATGAGAAAGTGGAGCGAAGTAGGGAAAATGATGCGAGCTGCGAAAACTTTAGTTTAAAGTTGCGATAAATAAGATAAGTCGAATTTTCACCATATTAAAAGCCTTTCCAGATACGGAAAGGCTTTTTTGTTTATTATTTGTCCAAACCTACACGTGTGTTGAATAGTGCGATGTTATGTAGCAGAGAAGCACTCTGTAGCCTGAGCCCTTATCTGCCAGTTTGAGCCTCAGTAACATAGTTATTCTTTACTGCAAGTGGCTGGGGTACTAACTATGTGGCTCCTATACAAGCATCTCTTAGTCTATCCGGGTACTTGAAAAGCCAGATTGGAGTTAGTCGCGGTTAATTGGCGGGATGATTTATATAAAAAAGGCGAACATGAGTTCGCCTTTCGAAAATTTAACTACTGCTTATTGAGCAGTAGAGGTACTAGTTGATGTTCCTGTACCACCGGTAACAGAATCATTGTTTTCGTTTGCTGCAATACCAATTACAGCACCAACTGCAGCAGCACCGCCGGCAACACCAGCTGCAACTGCGCCACTACCAGCTCCTGCGCCGCCTGCAGCAGCTGCAGCTTCTTGAGCAAAAACGTTACCAGACAATGCTAGTATTGACGCGGCAATCAATGCGAATTTTTTCATGAAATTTCCCTGTAAAATAAATAAACACTTGTTAATTGTATGACGGAACGAAAGAGGATTCCACCTCTACCTACATATTTATCACTACATGTTTGAAAATGCTAGTTCAAATCCGACAAATTTAATTCCGATAAATATCTGACAAATCTGTCTTTAATTTCTGGGTGTCGAAGTCCAAATTCAACAATGGCTTTCATGTAGCCGAACTTACTGCCGCAGTCATGACTTTTACCAACCATGTAATAGGCTTGTGTTGTTTCCTTTTGCATCAAGCTGGCGATCGCGTCGGTTAGCTGTATTTCATCGTCTGCCCCTGGTGGGGTACGTGCTAGCTCTTGCCATATTTGCGCAGACAATACATAGCGACCAACCACTGCGAGGTTGGAAGGTGCTTCTTCTACATTTGGCTTTTCAACTGTGCCTATCATATCGGCTGATTGGCCTGGTGATAGCTGGCTACCATTAATATCGACAATGCCAAACTTACTTACATCTTGCTTTGCAACTGCTTCTACCATTATCTGGCTGGCACCGCTTTGGTTAAACTTTTCCACCATATCGGCTAGGTTGTCCTTGCTCAGATCTGCACTAGCATCATCAAGAATCACATCGGGCAGTAGTACGGCGAATGGCTCATCGCCGATAAGCGGATGCGCACATAGAATGGCATGGCCAAGGCCCTTAGCTACCCCTGACGGACGTGCATGATGGTGACATCTTTAGGGCAAATCGAACGAACTTCGTTAAGTAACTGGCGTTTTACCCGTTTCTCTAGGGTTGCCTCGAGTTCAAAACTGGTATCAAAGTGGTTTTCTATAGAATTTTTACTCGAGTGGGTAACTAGAATGATTTCTTTAATGCCTGCAGCAATCGCTTCTTGTACTACATATTGAATCAAGGGCTTATCCACAATCGGGAGCATTTCTTTAGGGATGGCTTTAGTAGCCGGTAGCATTCTGGTTCCCAGCCCTGCTACGGGTAATACTGCTTTACGTACTTTGGCGCTCATTTCATTCTCTTGAAGCTAGGTCTTATTTGCTTGGCACTTTAGCACGTGAACATGACATTTTAAATTGAGAGGGTAAATATTAGTGAAGTGTAAGGGTCTGTTTTAACATCCTTTCTTAGAAAGGATGTTAAATTTTCTGTTAAAGTTTACTGCTTAGGTTCTACGAATAACTTGTCTTTATTGTCTAGGTAAATTTTTTCACCAATGCCCGGGACCAAAACGATCTGCTCAACATTTTGAAAATTGCCATGTTCGTTTCGGTATTGGACGATTGCTAGTGATTTGGATGCGCCTATACCTTTTAGGCTATCTAGTTGTTCAGCTGTCGCGGTATTTAAGTTAAGCTGTTGCCCGCTGTCTGCAGCAAACACGGGCTGGTAACTTAGCAGGGTGAATAGCACTATCAGAACATATTTAGACCATTTCATAACTCACTTTCCTTTTTTTGATGAAATACATATTAAAAGTAGGTGAGTTTCATTATTTATAAATGACTCATTTGGGTGAAATTAACTAAACAGTGAAGGAAGGGCGAAGATATCGCCCAATTTTTTATTAAGGAAAAACCTTTTTAAAAGGCTTAACGGTGACTTTGGCATACACGCCTGCAGCCACGTAAGGATCTGCATCAGCCCAGCTTTGGGCTTCTTCTAAGCTATTAAACTCCGCAATAACGGTTGAGCCTGAAAAACCTGCTTCTGCTGGGTCTTCTGCATCAATCGCAGGCATTGGCCCTGCTACTAATAAGCGGCCTTCATTAAGCAAAGCTTGAAGTCGCTCTAGGTGAGCAGGGCGTGCTTGTTTACGCTTTTCTAAGCTATCAGCCACATCCTCGGAGAAAATGACATACCACATGCTAATTGTCCTTTTTTTGTGATAATGATTGTTGTTGCTCTTTGGGTAGGTGTTTATAGAGGTATAGCACTGTCGCTACAGTAAATACCAAAGTGAGGCCCAGTAAGCCGAACACTTTAAAGTTGACCCAAAAAGCTTCAGAAAAACTAAATGCAATATAAAGGTTTAAACAACCACATAAAATAAAAAACAAGGCCCAAGCCACGTTTACTTTTGACCACACCTGATCAGGCAAGGTCATTTCTTTACCTAACATTTTCTTTATTAGTGGACTATTGAAGGCAAATTGACTCACTAAAAGTACAAGACCAAATAACCAGTTGATAACGGTGGGCTTCCATTTAATGAAATGGTCATCGCGTAAAACTAGCGTTAAGCCACCGAACACTAAAATAAGCACAAAAGAGATCAGGTGCATTTTTTCAACTCTTTTGTTCTTAATGTAAGAAATTGCCAGTAGCAGGGCGGTAGAGATGATTAATGCTAAGGTGGCAGCATAAATGTCTTGCATCTTATAAACCGCGAAAAAGATGATTAATGGGATAAACTCGAAAAATTGTTTCATAGTTCCTCAGTAGGCGCGTCAACTAAAAAAGCCGCTAATTAGGCGGCTTTTGATAGTAGCAAGATCTTCAGTTAAACGGTAGCGGCTTTCATCGAGCGAGTAAACTCTCGTAGTTCAGTTAGCATTGTCTCTGGCTGCTCTAGGTGTTGCTCAATCAACTTAACTACGGCTGAACCAGAAATAGCGCCCGCCGCACCAGCAGCGATGGTCTCTTTAACTTGTTCTGGGTTAGCTATACCAAAGCCGAGTAATGCGGGGGAGCGTTATACTGTTTAAGTTTGTCCAGTAATTTGCCCACCGGAGCACCGGCTTTGGTTTCTGTGCCGGTGACACCTGCGCGGCTTACTAGGTAGGTATAGCCCTGACCATATTCTGCGACTTTGGCCAGAGTGGCTTCATCGGCGTTTGGTGGCGCGATGAAAATGCTTTGTAGGCCATATTTGTTTGCCGCTTCTCTAAATGGAGCAGATTCATGGATAGGCACATCCGCTACCAACACCGAGTCAACGCCCGCTGCGACCAATTTCTGATAGAAGGTATCGATTCCGGTAGAGTAAATAAGGTTGGCGTACAGCAATAAACCAATCGGCACTTCTGGATGTTTATTACGGATCGTGCTGAGCATCTCTAAACAACGCGGCGGGGTAACGCCGGCGGCTAGCGCTCTAACATTTGCTCCTTGAATGGTTGGGCCATCGGCCACTGGATCTGAAAAGGGGATACCAAGTTCTAGGGCATCGGCTCCGCCTTCAATCAATGCATCTACAATCGCTAATGATTGTTCATAGTTTGGGTCACCCAGAGTAACGAAGGGAACAAAGGCGCCTTGTTTATCTGCTGCCAAGCGTTCAAATAAATTAGCATAGCGTTGAGTCATTATAGGCTTCCTTTTTGTTCGAAAATATCGGCGACGGTGAAGATGTCTTTGTCGCCACGGCCAGACAGATTCACTAGCAAAATTTGCTCTTTCTCTTTGTCTTGTTGTGCCAGCTTGAGAGCATAGGCTAAAGCATGGGCTGATTCTAAAGCCGGAATAATCCCCTCGCTTTCGGCTAATGTTTGAAAGGCGCTCAAGGCTTCCTCATCGGTTGCCGACTCATAATCAGCCCGACCAATGGAATTTAAATAGGCATGTTGCGGGCCAACTGAGGGGAAGTCTAAGCCGGCAGAAATCGAGTAAGACTCTTCAATTTGGCCGTTTTCGTCTTGCATTAATAGCGAGTGCATACCAAAGAACATGCCTTTGCGGCCATGTTTCAACGGAGCGCCGTGCTGGTCGGTATCGATCCCCTTACCTGCGGGCTCTACGCCAATTAACTGAACCCCTTCTTCATCAATGAAGTCGGCGAACATGCCAATGGCGTTAGAGCCGCCACCCACACAAGCGATGACGGCGTCGGGTAGACGACCTTCCGCTTTCAAGATTTGCTGTTTAGCCTCTTCACCAATCATTTTCTGAAATTCACGAACGATGGTGGGGAAGGGGTGAGGCCCGGCTGCGGTGCCCAATAAATAGTGAGCGGTGTCGTAGCTGGCAGCCCAGTCGCGCAAGGCTTCATTACAGGCATCTTTTAAGGTGGAGGAACCGCTATGCACTGGAATCACTTCGGCACCCATCAAGCGCATCCGGAATACGTTGGGTTTTTGTCGCTCACAATCGATGGCGCCCATGTATACACGACACTTAAGGCCTAATAAGGCACAGGCTAAGGCGGTGGCCACGCCATGTTGACCCGCACCAGTTTCGGCGATGATTTCTTTTTTGCCCATGCGTTTAGCTAGCAGAGCTTGACCTAATACTTGGTTGGTTTTATGAGCCCCGCCATGCAGTAAGTCTTCTCGTTTTAAGTAGATTTTCGTCTTGGTACCGGCGGTCAAATTACGGCACAACGTGAGAGGCGTTGGACGCCCGGCATATTCACTTAGTAGCCCATTGAACTCATCCAAGAACTCGGGATCTTGCTGGGCATCGATAAAAGCTTGCTCAAGTTGGTCGAGAGCTGGGACGAGGATCTGTGGCACAAACTGCCCGCCGAACTCTCCAAAATAGGAATTTAATTTACTCATTGTTGACTCTTATTCGTTAAAAAATGTAAGTACGAATCGTTTCGTTACGACTAGTACTGTCTAATTTGTTGAAACGCAGCTGTTATTTTGGCTGGGTCTTTTATCCCCGGTGTTTGTTCTACACCTGAGTTCAAATCTAATCCGGCTGCAGCATAAGTTAAGGCGTCTTGAATATTATCTAAGCCTATGCCGCCTGCCAGCATCGCACCTTGACTGTGCTCATCTAATAATTGCCAATCAAAGCTTTTCCCGGTACCGCCGTTTTGCCCAGCAACCTTACTGTCAAACAAAATCTTATCGGCGTTACTCGGCGCCTGTGGTAGAGAATCGCTTACGCCAAGGGCTTTCCAAACAAGGCTGGTATTTAATTTGGCTTTGAGTTGAGTGATGTAGTGCTCGTCTTCATTGCCATGCAATTGAACTGCATGTAATTGCAGTTGGTTGGCAACCTGGGCAACTTCATCTACCGAGCCATTCACAAATACCCCAACAAAGTTAAGGGGAGCCGCTTGGGTTAGTTTTTCTGCTTGGGCTAGGCTGACACAGCGCGGTGATTTTTTGGCAAAAATTAAGCCGCCGT from Agarivorans gilvus includes the following:
- the trpB gene encoding tryptophan synthase subunit beta → MSKLNSYFGEFGGQFVPQILVPALDQLEQAFIDAQQDPEFLDEFNGLLSEYAGRPTPLTLCRNLTAGTKTKIYLKREDLLHGGAHKTNQVLGQALLAKRMGKKEIIAETGAGQHGVATALACALLGLKCRVYMGAIDCERQKPNVFRMRLMGAEVIPVHSGSSTLKDACNEALRDWAASYDTAHYLLGTAAGPHPFPTIVREFQKMIGEEAKQQILKAEGRLPDAVIACVGGGSNAIGMFADFIDEEGVQLIGVEPAGKGIDTDQHGAPLKHGRKGMFFGMHSLLMQDENGQIEESYSISAGLDFPSVGPQHAYLNSIGRADYESATDEEALSAFQTLAESEGIIPALESAHALAYALKLAQQDKEKEQILLVNLSGRGDKDIFTVADIFEQKGSL
- a CDS encoding YciI family protein; the protein is MWYVIFSEDVADSLEKRKQARPAHLERLQALLNEGRLLVAGPMPAIDAEDPAEAGFSGSTVIAEFNSLEEAQSWADADPYVAAGVYAKVTVKPFKKVFP
- a CDS encoding HAMP domain-containing protein, which translates into the protein MVFFITRQIKTNMNALSHRAALIANGDLSQPALKVRSKDEIGQLTHSVNMMAEQLKLLIAEVNGTAAELDQNSQFVVSKNSHIGSALDEQRLKVDSAATAIEQMSAVAHEIAGNTSQAAEHAQECAVLASQG
- a CDS encoding septation protein A; its protein translation is MKQFFEFIPLIIFFAVYKMQDIYAATLALIISTALLLAISYIKNKRVEKMHLISFVLILVFGGLTLVLRDDHFIKWKPTVINWLFGLVLLVSQFAFNSPLIKKMLGKEMTLPDQVWSKVNVAWALFFILCGCLNLYIAFSFSEAFWVNFKVFGLLGLTLVFTVATVLYLYKHLPKEQQQSLSQKKDN
- a CDS encoding ComEA family DNA-binding protein → MKWSKYVLIVLFTLLSYQPVFAADSGQQLNLNTATAEQLDSLKGIGASKSLAIVQYRNEHGNFQNVEQIVLVPGIGEKIYLDNKDKLFVEPKQ